From a single Tursiops truncatus isolate mTurTru1 chromosome 20, mTurTru1.mat.Y, whole genome shotgun sequence genomic region:
- the RPL23A gene encoding large ribosomal subunit protein uL23, whose product MAPKAKKEDFASPRLDHYAIIKFPLTTESAMKKIEDNNTLVFIVDVKANKHQIKQAVKKLYDIDVAKVNTLIRPDGEKKAYVRLAPDYDALDVANKIGII is encoded by the exons ATGGCGCCGAAAGCGAAGAAGGAAG ATTTTGCCTCTCCCAGGCTTGACCACTATGCCATCATCAAGTTCCCCCTCACCACCGAGTCAGCcatgaagaaaatagaagacaaCAACACACTGGTGTTCATTGTGGATGTCAAGGCCAACAAGCACCAGATTAAACAGGCTGTGAAGAAGCTCTATGACATTGACGTGGCTAAGGTCAACACCCTGATCAG GCCtgatggagagaagaaggcaTATGTTCGACTGGCTCCTGACTATGACGCTTTGGATGTTGCCAACAAA attgggATCATCTAA
- the TLCD1 gene encoding TLC domain-containing protein 1: MPPMLFPALPLLLGATLTFRALRHALCRLPLPAHVRADPLRTWRWHNLLVSFAHSIVSGIWALLCIWQTPEMLVDVESAWSLSGYLLVCFSAGYFIHDTLDIVVSQQARASWEYLVHHVMAMGAFFSGIFWSRFVGGGVLTLLVEVSNIFLTIRMMMKINNAQDLLLYRVNKYINLFMYFLFRLAPQAYLTHFFLGYAGQRNLGTFLLGILLMLDVMILIYFSRLLRSDFCPQGVPSRQHKDKFLIE, translated from the exons ATGCCCCCAATGCTCTTCCCCGCCCTGCCGCTGCTCCTGGGCGCCACGCTGACCTTCCGGGCGCTCCGGCACGCGCTCTGTCGCCTGCCTCTGCCTGCGCACGTGCGCGCCGACCCCCTGCGCACCTGGCGCTGGCACAACCTTCTCGTCTCCTTCGCCCATTCCATTGTGTCAGGGATCTGGGCGCTGCTGTG tATATGGCAGACCCCTGAGATGCTGGTGGACGTTGAGAGCGCATGGTCGCTTTCTGGCTATCTGCTTGTTTGCTTTTCCGCAG GGTACTTCATCCACGACACACTGGATATTGTGGTTAGCCAACAGGCACGAGCTTCTTGGGAATACCTCGTCCACCACGTCATG GCTATGGGTGCCTTCTTTTCAGGCATCTTTTGGAGCAGATTTGTTGGTGGGGGCGTCCTAACACTGCTGGTGGAGGTCAGCAACATCTTTCTCACAATACGCATGATGATGAAGATCAATAATGCCCAGGACCTCCTCCTCTATCGAGTCAACAAATACATCAACTTGTTTATGTACTTTCTTTTCCGACTGGCCCCTCAGGCGTACCTCACCCATTTCTTCCTGGGTTACGCCGGCCAGAGGAACCTGGGAACCTTTCTGCTGGGCATCCTGCTTATGCTGGACGTCATGATCCTCATCTACTTTTCCCGCCTCCTCCGCTCTGACTTCTGCCCCCAAGGTGTCCCCAGCCGGCAACACAAAGACAAGTTCTTGATTGAGTGA
- the NEK8 gene encoding serine/threonine-protein kinase Nek8 isoform X1: MEKYERIRVVGRGAFGIVHLCLRKADQKLVIIKQIPVEQMTKEERQAAQNECQVLKLLNHPNVIEYYENFLEDKALMIAMEYAPGGTLAEFIQKRCNSLLEEETILHFFVQILLALHHVHTHLILHRDLKTQNILLDKHRMVVKIGDFGISKILSSKSKAYTVVGTPCYISPELCEGKPYNQKSDIWALGCVLYELASLKRAFEAANLPALVLKIMSGTFAPISDRYSPELRQLVLSLLSLEPAQRPPLSHIMAQPLCIRALLNLHTDLGSVRMRRAEKPLATGPPMAPGSTGGRTTSGRCRGVPRGPARPAIPPPLSSVYVWGGGLSVPLRLPMLNTEVVQVAAGRTQKAGVTRSGRLILWEAPPLGAGGDPLLPGAVEQQQPQFISRFLEGQSGVTIKHVACGDLFTACLTDRGIIMTFGSGSNGCLGHGSLNDISQPTIVEALLGYEMVQVACGASHVLALSTERELFAWGRGDGGRLGLGNRESHSCPQQVPMPPGQEAQRVVCGIDSSMILTVSGQALACGSNRFNKLGLDHLSLGEEPAPHQQVEEALSFTPLGSAPLDREPLLSVDLGTAHSAAVTASGDCYTFGSNQHGQLGTIARRVSRVPCQVQGLQGIKIAMVACGDAFTVAIGAESEVYSWGKGARGRLGRRDEDAGLPRPVQLDETHPYTVTSVSCCHGNTLLAIRRSRVQGPVWE, from the exons ATGGAGAAGTACGAGCGGATCCGAGTGGTGGGCAGAGGTGCCTTCGG GATTGTTCACCTGTGCCTTCGCAAGGCTGACCAGAAGCTGGTGATCATCAAGCAGATCCCAGTGGAGCAGATGACCAAGGAAGAGAGACAGGCAGCCCAGAATGAGTGCCAGGTCCTCAAGCTGCTCAACCACCCCAATGTCATTGAGTACTACGAGAACTTCCTGGAGGACAAGGCTCTCATGATCGCCATGGAATATGCACCAG GTGGCACCCTGGCTGAGTTCATCCAGAAGCGCTGTAATTCCCTGCTGGAGGAGGAGACCATCCTGCACTTCTTTGTGCAGATCCTGCTGGCGCTGCATCACGTGCACACCCACCTCATCCTGCACCGGGACCTCAAGACCCAAAACATCCTTCTAGACAAACACCGCATGGTCGTCAAGATTGGTGACTTCGGCATCTCCAAGATCCTTAGCAGCAAGAGCAAGGCCTACACG GTGGTGGGTACTCCATGCTACATTTCCCCTGAACTGTGTGAGGGCAAGCCCTACAACCAGAAGAGTGACATCTGGGCCCTGGGCTGTGTCCTATATGAGCTGGCCAGCCTCAAGAGGGCCTTTGAGGCTGCG AACCTGCCAGCGCTGGTGCTGAAGATCATGAGCGGCACCTTTGCGCCCATCTCTGACCGGTACAGCCCTGAGCTGCGCCAGCTGGTTCTGAGTCTTCTCAGCCTGGAGCCTGCACAGCGGCCACCGCTCAGCCACATCATGGCGCAGCCCCTCTGCATCCGGGCGCTCCTCAACCTCCACACTGACCTGGGCAGCGTCCGCATGCGGAG GGCAGAGAAGCCCCTGGCCACCGGGCCACCCATGGCCCCCGGCAGCACAGGGGGCAGGACCACCAGTGGCCGTTGCAGAG GTGTTCCCCGGGGACCTGCCCGGCCGGCTATTCCGCCGCCCCTGTCATCGGTGTACGTGTGGGGTGGCGGGCTCAGTGTGCCGCTGCGGCTGCCAATGCTCAACACAGAGGTGGTCCAGGTGGCAGCGGGGCGCACGCAGAAGGCTGGCGTCACGCGCTCTGGGCGCCTCATACTTTGGGAG GCCCCGCCCCTAGGCGCTGGAGGGgaccccctcctccctggggcggtggagcagcagcagccccagtTCATCTCCCGTTTCCTGGAGGGCCAGTCGGGTGTGACTATCAAGCATGTGGCCTGTGGGGACCTCTTCACGGCCTGCCTGACTG ACCGAGGCATCATCATGACCTTTGGCAGTGGCAGCAATGGGTGCCTAGGCCATGGCAGCCTCAATGACATCAGCCAG CCCACCATTGTGGAGGCCCTGCTGGGCTATGAGATGGTGCAGGTGGCCTGTGGGGCGTCTCATGTGCTGGCCTTGTCCACTGAGCGAGAACTGTTTGCCTGGGGCCGCGGAGATGGTG GCCGGCTGGGACTAGGCAACAGGGAGTCCCACAGCTGCCCCCAGCAGGTACCCATGCCCCCAGGACAGGAAGCCCAGCGGGTTGTATGTGGCATTGACTCCTCCATGATCCTCACTGTGTCCGGCCAAGCCCTGGCCTGTGGGAGCAACAG GTTCAACAAGCTGGGCCTGGACCATCTCTCCCTAGGGGAGGAGCCTGCCCCACACCAGCAAGTGGAGGAGGCCCTGAGCTTCACACCACTAGGTTCTGCACCCCTGGACCGCGAGCCCCTGCTGAGCGTGGACCTGGGCACTGCTCATTCAGCTGCTGTAACTG CCTCTGGTGACTGCTATACATTCGGCAGCAATCAGCATGGGCAGCTGGGTACCATCGCTCGCCGGGTCAGCCGGGTACCTTGTCAAGTCCAAGGCCTCCAGGGAATCAAGATAGCAATGGTGGCCTGTGGGGATGCCTTCACTGTGGCCATTGGGGCAG AAAGTGAAGTGTACTCTTGGGGCAAAGGGGCCCGAGGTCGACTGGGAAGGAGGGATGAGGATGCTGGACTCCCTAGGCCAGTGCAGCTGGATGAGACACACCCCTACACAGTGACGTCTGTGTCCTGTTGCCATGGAAACACTCTCCTGGCTATCCGCC GGTCCAGAGTCCAGGGCCCAGTGTGGGAGTGA
- the NEK8 gene encoding serine/threonine-protein kinase Nek8 isoform X5, translating into MEKYERIRVVGRGAFGIVHLCLRKADQKLVIIKQIPVEQMTKEERQAAQNECQVLKLLNHPNVIEYYENFLEDKALMIAMEYAPGGTLAEFIQKRCNSLLEEETILHFFVQILLALHHVHTHLILHRDLKTQNILLDKHRMVVKIGDFGISKILSSKSKAYTVVGTPCYISPELCEGKPYNQKSDIWALGCVLYELASLKRAFEAANLPALVLKIMSGTFAPISDRYSPELRQLVLSLLSLEPAQRPPLSHIMAQPLCIRALLNLHTDLGSVRMRRAEKPLATGPPMAPGSTGGRTTSGRCRGVPRGPARPAIPPPLSSVYVWGGGLSVPLRLPMLNTEVVQVAAGRTQKAGVTRSGRLILWEAPPLGAGGDPLLPGAVEQQQPQFISRFLEGQSGVTIKHVACGDLFTACLTDRGIIMTFGSGSNGCLGHGSLNDISQPTIVEALLGYEMVQVACGASHVLALSTERELFAWGRGDGGRLGLGNRESHSCPQQVPMPPGQEAQRVVCGIDSSMILTVSGQALACGSNRGGACPTPASGGGPELHTTRFCTPGPRAPAERGPGHCSFSCCNCLW; encoded by the exons ATGGAGAAGTACGAGCGGATCCGAGTGGTGGGCAGAGGTGCCTTCGG GATTGTTCACCTGTGCCTTCGCAAGGCTGACCAGAAGCTGGTGATCATCAAGCAGATCCCAGTGGAGCAGATGACCAAGGAAGAGAGACAGGCAGCCCAGAATGAGTGCCAGGTCCTCAAGCTGCTCAACCACCCCAATGTCATTGAGTACTACGAGAACTTCCTGGAGGACAAGGCTCTCATGATCGCCATGGAATATGCACCAG GTGGCACCCTGGCTGAGTTCATCCAGAAGCGCTGTAATTCCCTGCTGGAGGAGGAGACCATCCTGCACTTCTTTGTGCAGATCCTGCTGGCGCTGCATCACGTGCACACCCACCTCATCCTGCACCGGGACCTCAAGACCCAAAACATCCTTCTAGACAAACACCGCATGGTCGTCAAGATTGGTGACTTCGGCATCTCCAAGATCCTTAGCAGCAAGAGCAAGGCCTACACG GTGGTGGGTACTCCATGCTACATTTCCCCTGAACTGTGTGAGGGCAAGCCCTACAACCAGAAGAGTGACATCTGGGCCCTGGGCTGTGTCCTATATGAGCTGGCCAGCCTCAAGAGGGCCTTTGAGGCTGCG AACCTGCCAGCGCTGGTGCTGAAGATCATGAGCGGCACCTTTGCGCCCATCTCTGACCGGTACAGCCCTGAGCTGCGCCAGCTGGTTCTGAGTCTTCTCAGCCTGGAGCCTGCACAGCGGCCACCGCTCAGCCACATCATGGCGCAGCCCCTCTGCATCCGGGCGCTCCTCAACCTCCACACTGACCTGGGCAGCGTCCGCATGCGGAG GGCAGAGAAGCCCCTGGCCACCGGGCCACCCATGGCCCCCGGCAGCACAGGGGGCAGGACCACCAGTGGCCGTTGCAGAG GTGTTCCCCGGGGACCTGCCCGGCCGGCTATTCCGCCGCCCCTGTCATCGGTGTACGTGTGGGGTGGCGGGCTCAGTGTGCCGCTGCGGCTGCCAATGCTCAACACAGAGGTGGTCCAGGTGGCAGCGGGGCGCACGCAGAAGGCTGGCGTCACGCGCTCTGGGCGCCTCATACTTTGGGAG GCCCCGCCCCTAGGCGCTGGAGGGgaccccctcctccctggggcggtggagcagcagcagccccagtTCATCTCCCGTTTCCTGGAGGGCCAGTCGGGTGTGACTATCAAGCATGTGGCCTGTGGGGACCTCTTCACGGCCTGCCTGACTG ACCGAGGCATCATCATGACCTTTGGCAGTGGCAGCAATGGGTGCCTAGGCCATGGCAGCCTCAATGACATCAGCCAG CCCACCATTGTGGAGGCCCTGCTGGGCTATGAGATGGTGCAGGTGGCCTGTGGGGCGTCTCATGTGCTGGCCTTGTCCACTGAGCGAGAACTGTTTGCCTGGGGCCGCGGAGATGGTG GCCGGCTGGGACTAGGCAACAGGGAGTCCCACAGCTGCCCCCAGCAGGTACCCATGCCCCCAGGACAGGAAGCCCAGCGGGTTGTATGTGGCATTGACTCCTCCATGATCCTCACTGTGTCCGGCCAAGCCCTGGCCTGTGGGAGCAACAG GGGAGGAGCCTGCCCCACACCAGCAAGTGGAGGAGGCCCTGAGCTTCACACCACTAGGTTCTGCACCCCTGGACCGCGAGCCCCTGCTGAGCGTGGACCTGGGCACTGCTCATTCAGCTGCTGTAACTG CCTCTGGTGA
- the NEK8 gene encoding serine/threonine-protein kinase Nek8 isoform X3 produces MTKEERQAAQNECQVLKLLNHPNVIEYYENFLEDKALMIAMEYAPGGTLAEFIQKRCNSLLEEETILHFFVQILLALHHVHTHLILHRDLKTQNILLDKHRMVVKIGDFGISKILSSKSKAYTVVGTPCYISPELCEGKPYNQKSDIWALGCVLYELASLKRAFEAANLPALVLKIMSGTFAPISDRYSPELRQLVLSLLSLEPAQRPPLSHIMAQPLCIRALLNLHTDLGSVRMRRAEKPLATGPPMAPGSTGGRTTSGRCRGVPRGPARPAIPPPLSSVYVWGGGLSVPLRLPMLNTEVVQVAAGRTQKAGVTRSGRLILWEAPPLGAGGDPLLPGAVEQQQPQFISRFLEGQSGVTIKHVACGDLFTACLTDRGIIMTFGSGSNGCLGHGSLNDISQPTIVEALLGYEMVQVACGASHVLALSTERELFAWGRGDGGRLGLGNRESHSCPQQVPMPPGQEAQRVVCGIDSSMILTVSGQALACGSNRFNKLGLDHLSLGEEPAPHQQVEEALSFTPLGSAPLDREPLLSVDLGTAHSAAVTASGDCYTFGSNQHGQLGTIARRVSRVPCQVQGLQGIKIAMVACGDAFTVAIGAESEVYSWGKGARGRLGRRDEDAGLPRPVQLDETHPYTVTSVSCCHGNTLLAIRRSRVQGPVWE; encoded by the exons ATGACCAAGGAAGAGAGACAGGCAGCCCAGAATGAGTGCCAGGTCCTCAAGCTGCTCAACCACCCCAATGTCATTGAGTACTACGAGAACTTCCTGGAGGACAAGGCTCTCATGATCGCCATGGAATATGCACCAG GTGGCACCCTGGCTGAGTTCATCCAGAAGCGCTGTAATTCCCTGCTGGAGGAGGAGACCATCCTGCACTTCTTTGTGCAGATCCTGCTGGCGCTGCATCACGTGCACACCCACCTCATCCTGCACCGGGACCTCAAGACCCAAAACATCCTTCTAGACAAACACCGCATGGTCGTCAAGATTGGTGACTTCGGCATCTCCAAGATCCTTAGCAGCAAGAGCAAGGCCTACACG GTGGTGGGTACTCCATGCTACATTTCCCCTGAACTGTGTGAGGGCAAGCCCTACAACCAGAAGAGTGACATCTGGGCCCTGGGCTGTGTCCTATATGAGCTGGCCAGCCTCAAGAGGGCCTTTGAGGCTGCG AACCTGCCAGCGCTGGTGCTGAAGATCATGAGCGGCACCTTTGCGCCCATCTCTGACCGGTACAGCCCTGAGCTGCGCCAGCTGGTTCTGAGTCTTCTCAGCCTGGAGCCTGCACAGCGGCCACCGCTCAGCCACATCATGGCGCAGCCCCTCTGCATCCGGGCGCTCCTCAACCTCCACACTGACCTGGGCAGCGTCCGCATGCGGAG GGCAGAGAAGCCCCTGGCCACCGGGCCACCCATGGCCCCCGGCAGCACAGGGGGCAGGACCACCAGTGGCCGTTGCAGAG GTGTTCCCCGGGGACCTGCCCGGCCGGCTATTCCGCCGCCCCTGTCATCGGTGTACGTGTGGGGTGGCGGGCTCAGTGTGCCGCTGCGGCTGCCAATGCTCAACACAGAGGTGGTCCAGGTGGCAGCGGGGCGCACGCAGAAGGCTGGCGTCACGCGCTCTGGGCGCCTCATACTTTGGGAG GCCCCGCCCCTAGGCGCTGGAGGGgaccccctcctccctggggcggtggagcagcagcagccccagtTCATCTCCCGTTTCCTGGAGGGCCAGTCGGGTGTGACTATCAAGCATGTGGCCTGTGGGGACCTCTTCACGGCCTGCCTGACTG ACCGAGGCATCATCATGACCTTTGGCAGTGGCAGCAATGGGTGCCTAGGCCATGGCAGCCTCAATGACATCAGCCAG CCCACCATTGTGGAGGCCCTGCTGGGCTATGAGATGGTGCAGGTGGCCTGTGGGGCGTCTCATGTGCTGGCCTTGTCCACTGAGCGAGAACTGTTTGCCTGGGGCCGCGGAGATGGTG GCCGGCTGGGACTAGGCAACAGGGAGTCCCACAGCTGCCCCCAGCAGGTACCCATGCCCCCAGGACAGGAAGCCCAGCGGGTTGTATGTGGCATTGACTCCTCCATGATCCTCACTGTGTCCGGCCAAGCCCTGGCCTGTGGGAGCAACAG GTTCAACAAGCTGGGCCTGGACCATCTCTCCCTAGGGGAGGAGCCTGCCCCACACCAGCAAGTGGAGGAGGCCCTGAGCTTCACACCACTAGGTTCTGCACCCCTGGACCGCGAGCCCCTGCTGAGCGTGGACCTGGGCACTGCTCATTCAGCTGCTGTAACTG CCTCTGGTGACTGCTATACATTCGGCAGCAATCAGCATGGGCAGCTGGGTACCATCGCTCGCCGGGTCAGCCGGGTACCTTGTCAAGTCCAAGGCCTCCAGGGAATCAAGATAGCAATGGTGGCCTGTGGGGATGCCTTCACTGTGGCCATTGGGGCAG AAAGTGAAGTGTACTCTTGGGGCAAAGGGGCCCGAGGTCGACTGGGAAGGAGGGATGAGGATGCTGGACTCCCTAGGCCAGTGCAGCTGGATGAGACACACCCCTACACAGTGACGTCTGTGTCCTGTTGCCATGGAAACACTCTCCTGGCTATCCGCC GGTCCAGAGTCCAGGGCCCAGTGTGGGAGTGA
- the NEK8 gene encoding serine/threonine-protein kinase Nek8 isoform X4: MEKYERIRVVGRGAFGIVHLCLRKADQKLVIIKQIPVEQMTKEERQAAQNECQVLKLLNHPNVIEYYENFLEDKALMIAMEYAPGGTLAEFIQKRCNSLLEEETILHFFVQILLALHHVHTHLILHRDLKTQNILLDKHRMVVKIGDFGISKILSSKSKAYTVVGTPCYISPELCEGKPYNQKSDIWALGCVLYELASLKRAFEAANLPALVLKIMSGTFAPISDRYSPELRQLVLSLLSLEPAQRPPLSHIMAQPLCIRALLNLHTDLGSVRMRRAEKPLATGPPMAPGSTGGRTTSGRCRGVPRGPARPAIPPPLSSVYVWGGGLSVPLRLPMLNTEVVQVAAGRTQKAGVTRSGRLILWEAPPLGAGGDPLLPGAVEQQQPQFISRFLEGQSGVTIKHVACGDLFTACLTDRGIIMTFGSGSNGCLGHGSLNDISQPTIVEALLGYEMVQVACGASHVLALSTERELFAWGRGDGGEEPAPHQQVEEALSFTPLGSAPLDREPLLSVDLGTAHSAAVTASGDCYTFGSNQHGQLGTIARRVSRVPCQVQGLQGIKIAMVACGDAFTVAIGAESEVYSWGKGARGRLGRRDEDAGLPRPVQLDETHPYTVTSVSCCHGNTLLAIRRSRVQGPVWE, encoded by the exons ATGGAGAAGTACGAGCGGATCCGAGTGGTGGGCAGAGGTGCCTTCGG GATTGTTCACCTGTGCCTTCGCAAGGCTGACCAGAAGCTGGTGATCATCAAGCAGATCCCAGTGGAGCAGATGACCAAGGAAGAGAGACAGGCAGCCCAGAATGAGTGCCAGGTCCTCAAGCTGCTCAACCACCCCAATGTCATTGAGTACTACGAGAACTTCCTGGAGGACAAGGCTCTCATGATCGCCATGGAATATGCACCAG GTGGCACCCTGGCTGAGTTCATCCAGAAGCGCTGTAATTCCCTGCTGGAGGAGGAGACCATCCTGCACTTCTTTGTGCAGATCCTGCTGGCGCTGCATCACGTGCACACCCACCTCATCCTGCACCGGGACCTCAAGACCCAAAACATCCTTCTAGACAAACACCGCATGGTCGTCAAGATTGGTGACTTCGGCATCTCCAAGATCCTTAGCAGCAAGAGCAAGGCCTACACG GTGGTGGGTACTCCATGCTACATTTCCCCTGAACTGTGTGAGGGCAAGCCCTACAACCAGAAGAGTGACATCTGGGCCCTGGGCTGTGTCCTATATGAGCTGGCCAGCCTCAAGAGGGCCTTTGAGGCTGCG AACCTGCCAGCGCTGGTGCTGAAGATCATGAGCGGCACCTTTGCGCCCATCTCTGACCGGTACAGCCCTGAGCTGCGCCAGCTGGTTCTGAGTCTTCTCAGCCTGGAGCCTGCACAGCGGCCACCGCTCAGCCACATCATGGCGCAGCCCCTCTGCATCCGGGCGCTCCTCAACCTCCACACTGACCTGGGCAGCGTCCGCATGCGGAG GGCAGAGAAGCCCCTGGCCACCGGGCCACCCATGGCCCCCGGCAGCACAGGGGGCAGGACCACCAGTGGCCGTTGCAGAG GTGTTCCCCGGGGACCTGCCCGGCCGGCTATTCCGCCGCCCCTGTCATCGGTGTACGTGTGGGGTGGCGGGCTCAGTGTGCCGCTGCGGCTGCCAATGCTCAACACAGAGGTGGTCCAGGTGGCAGCGGGGCGCACGCAGAAGGCTGGCGTCACGCGCTCTGGGCGCCTCATACTTTGGGAG GCCCCGCCCCTAGGCGCTGGAGGGgaccccctcctccctggggcggtggagcagcagcagccccagtTCATCTCCCGTTTCCTGGAGGGCCAGTCGGGTGTGACTATCAAGCATGTGGCCTGTGGGGACCTCTTCACGGCCTGCCTGACTG ACCGAGGCATCATCATGACCTTTGGCAGTGGCAGCAATGGGTGCCTAGGCCATGGCAGCCTCAATGACATCAGCCAG CCCACCATTGTGGAGGCCCTGCTGGGCTATGAGATGGTGCAGGTGGCCTGTGGGGCGTCTCATGTGCTGGCCTTGTCCACTGAGCGAGAACTGTTTGCCTGGGGCCGCGGAGATGGTG GGGAGGAGCCTGCCCCACACCAGCAAGTGGAGGAGGCCCTGAGCTTCACACCACTAGGTTCTGCACCCCTGGACCGCGAGCCCCTGCTGAGCGTGGACCTGGGCACTGCTCATTCAGCTGCTGTAACTG CCTCTGGTGACTGCTATACATTCGGCAGCAATCAGCATGGGCAGCTGGGTACCATCGCTCGCCGGGTCAGCCGGGTACCTTGTCAAGTCCAAGGCCTCCAGGGAATCAAGATAGCAATGGTGGCCTGTGGGGATGCCTTCACTGTGGCCATTGGGGCAG AAAGTGAAGTGTACTCTTGGGGCAAAGGGGCCCGAGGTCGACTGGGAAGGAGGGATGAGGATGCTGGACTCCCTAGGCCAGTGCAGCTGGATGAGACACACCCCTACACAGTGACGTCTGTGTCCTGTTGCCATGGAAACACTCTCCTGGCTATCCGCC GGTCCAGAGTCCAGGGCCCAGTGTGGGAGTGA
- the NEK8 gene encoding serine/threonine-protein kinase Nek8 isoform X2 yields the protein MEKYERIRVVGRGAFGIVHLCLRKADQKLVIIKQIPVEQMTKEERQAAQNECQVLKLLNHPNVIEYYENFLEDKALMIAMEYAPGGTLAEFIQKRCNSLLEEETILHFFVQILLALHHVHTHLILHRDLKTQNILLDKHRMVVKIGDFGISKILSSKSKAYTVVGTPCYISPELCEGKPYNQKSDIWALGCVLYELASLKRAFEAANLPALVLKIMSGTFAPISDRYSPELRQLVLSLLSLEPAQRPPLSHIMAQPLCIRALLNLHTDLGSVRMRRAEKPLATGPPMAPGSTGGRTTSGRCRGVPRGPARPAIPPPLSSVYVWGGGLSVPLRLPMLNTEVVQVAAGRTQKAGVTRSGRLILWEAPPLGAGGDPLLPGAVEQQQPQFISRFLEGQSGVTIKHVACGDLFTACLTDRGIIMTFGSGSNGCLGHGSLNDISQPTIVEALLGYEMVQVACGASHVLALSTERELFAWGRGDGGRLGLGNRESHSCPQQVPMPPGQEAQRVVCGIDSSMILTVSGQALACGSNRFNKLGLDHLSLGEEPAPHQQVEEALSFTPLGSAPLDREPLLSVDLGTAHSAAVTASGDCYTFGSNQHGQLGTIARRVSRVPCQVQGLQGIKIAMVACGDAFTVAIGAESEVYSWGKGARGRLGRRDEDAGLPRPVQLDETHPYTVTSVSCCHGNTLLAIRPVTDEPVPP from the exons ATGGAGAAGTACGAGCGGATCCGAGTGGTGGGCAGAGGTGCCTTCGG GATTGTTCACCTGTGCCTTCGCAAGGCTGACCAGAAGCTGGTGATCATCAAGCAGATCCCAGTGGAGCAGATGACCAAGGAAGAGAGACAGGCAGCCCAGAATGAGTGCCAGGTCCTCAAGCTGCTCAACCACCCCAATGTCATTGAGTACTACGAGAACTTCCTGGAGGACAAGGCTCTCATGATCGCCATGGAATATGCACCAG GTGGCACCCTGGCTGAGTTCATCCAGAAGCGCTGTAATTCCCTGCTGGAGGAGGAGACCATCCTGCACTTCTTTGTGCAGATCCTGCTGGCGCTGCATCACGTGCACACCCACCTCATCCTGCACCGGGACCTCAAGACCCAAAACATCCTTCTAGACAAACACCGCATGGTCGTCAAGATTGGTGACTTCGGCATCTCCAAGATCCTTAGCAGCAAGAGCAAGGCCTACACG GTGGTGGGTACTCCATGCTACATTTCCCCTGAACTGTGTGAGGGCAAGCCCTACAACCAGAAGAGTGACATCTGGGCCCTGGGCTGTGTCCTATATGAGCTGGCCAGCCTCAAGAGGGCCTTTGAGGCTGCG AACCTGCCAGCGCTGGTGCTGAAGATCATGAGCGGCACCTTTGCGCCCATCTCTGACCGGTACAGCCCTGAGCTGCGCCAGCTGGTTCTGAGTCTTCTCAGCCTGGAGCCTGCACAGCGGCCACCGCTCAGCCACATCATGGCGCAGCCCCTCTGCATCCGGGCGCTCCTCAACCTCCACACTGACCTGGGCAGCGTCCGCATGCGGAG GGCAGAGAAGCCCCTGGCCACCGGGCCACCCATGGCCCCCGGCAGCACAGGGGGCAGGACCACCAGTGGCCGTTGCAGAG GTGTTCCCCGGGGACCTGCCCGGCCGGCTATTCCGCCGCCCCTGTCATCGGTGTACGTGTGGGGTGGCGGGCTCAGTGTGCCGCTGCGGCTGCCAATGCTCAACACAGAGGTGGTCCAGGTGGCAGCGGGGCGCACGCAGAAGGCTGGCGTCACGCGCTCTGGGCGCCTCATACTTTGGGAG GCCCCGCCCCTAGGCGCTGGAGGGgaccccctcctccctggggcggtggagcagcagcagccccagtTCATCTCCCGTTTCCTGGAGGGCCAGTCGGGTGTGACTATCAAGCATGTGGCCTGTGGGGACCTCTTCACGGCCTGCCTGACTG ACCGAGGCATCATCATGACCTTTGGCAGTGGCAGCAATGGGTGCCTAGGCCATGGCAGCCTCAATGACATCAGCCAG CCCACCATTGTGGAGGCCCTGCTGGGCTATGAGATGGTGCAGGTGGCCTGTGGGGCGTCTCATGTGCTGGCCTTGTCCACTGAGCGAGAACTGTTTGCCTGGGGCCGCGGAGATGGTG GCCGGCTGGGACTAGGCAACAGGGAGTCCCACAGCTGCCCCCAGCAGGTACCCATGCCCCCAGGACAGGAAGCCCAGCGGGTTGTATGTGGCATTGACTCCTCCATGATCCTCACTGTGTCCGGCCAAGCCCTGGCCTGTGGGAGCAACAG GTTCAACAAGCTGGGCCTGGACCATCTCTCCCTAGGGGAGGAGCCTGCCCCACACCAGCAAGTGGAGGAGGCCCTGAGCTTCACACCACTAGGTTCTGCACCCCTGGACCGCGAGCCCCTGCTGAGCGTGGACCTGGGCACTGCTCATTCAGCTGCTGTAACTG CCTCTGGTGACTGCTATACATTCGGCAGCAATCAGCATGGGCAGCTGGGTACCATCGCTCGCCGGGTCAGCCGGGTACCTTGTCAAGTCCAAGGCCTCCAGGGAATCAAGATAGCAATGGTGGCCTGTGGGGATGCCTTCACTGTGGCCATTGGGGCAG AAAGTGAAGTGTACTCTTGGGGCAAAGGGGCCCGAGGTCGACTGGGAAGGAGGGATGAGGATGCTGGACTCCCTAGGCCAGTGCAGCTGGATGAGACACACCCCTACACAGTGACGTCTGTGTCCTGTTGCCATGGAAACACTCTCCTGGCTATCCGCC CGGTCACAGATGAGCCAGTCCCCCCTTGA